The following coding sequences lie in one Gouania willdenowi chromosome 5, fGouWil2.1, whole genome shotgun sequence genomic window:
- the LOC114463673 gene encoding E3 ubiquitin-protein ligase MARCH9-like gives MFKYRIRMFFNEFKVLLLMRSGSSGTDTGFGGCGCSQLGCSHRDDEEEYYGSDPRPRSLTCPDNEGAKAVEGAAAFNLGASSLPSLSESGMLSPQCRICFQGPEKGELLNPCRCNGSVRCTHHSCLIRWISERGSWSCELCYFKYQVLSISTKNPLQWQAISLTVIEKVQIAAIILGFLFLIASISWLVWSSLSPSAKWQRQDLLFQICYCMYGFMDIVCVGLIIHEGSSVYRIFKRWQAVNQQWKVLNYEKVKDLGDLMSASSKALARVGRDSPNIATDSERRAIRHIRTILQHHCGYTILHILSQLRVNSLHSNNHEVVMRVTTV, from the exons atgTTCAAGTATCGGATCcgcatgttttttaatgaattcaAAGTGTTGTTACTGATGCGCTCTGGATCGAGCGGCACGGACACGGGGTTCGGCGGCTGTGGGTGTTCGCAGCTCGGCTGTTCTCACCGGGACGATGAAGAGGAATACTACGGCTCTGACCCGCGGCCCCGCAGCCTCACCTGCCCGGATAACGAAGGGGCCAAAGCTGTGGAAGGAGCGGCTGCTTTCAACCTGGGAGCTTCTTCCCTTCCGAGCCTATCAGAGAGCGGGATGCTGTCACCACAGTGCCGGATCTGCTTCCAGGGGCCCGAGAAG GGGGAGCTGCTGAACCCTTGTCGCTGCAACGGCTCCGTGCGCTGTACTCACCATTCCTGCCTGATCCGCTGGATCAGTGAAAGGGGATCCTGGAGCTGCGAGCTGTGCTACTTCAAGTACCAGGTCCTGTCCATCAGCACCAAGAACCCACTGCAG TGGCAGGCCATCTCTCTGACGGTGATTGAAAAGGTGCAGATTGCAGCCATCATTCTGGGCTTCCTGTTCCTCATTGCCAGTATTTCGTGGCTGGTGTGGTCCTCGCTCAGCCCTTCAGCCAAATGGCAACGACAGGACCTCCTTTTCCAGATCTGCTACTGCATGTATGGCTTCATGGATATTGTTTGTGTAG GTCTTATAATCCACGAAGGATCATCTGTTTACCGGATCTTTAAACGCTGGCAGGCGGTTAACCAGCAGTGGAAAGTCCTGAATTATGAGAAAGTGAAGGACCTCGGTGACCTCATGAGTGCCAGCAGTAAAGCTTTGGCTCGTGTTGGGAGGGACTCCCCTAACATCGCCACAGACAGCGAGAGGAGAGCGATACGGCACATCAGGACTATCCTCCAACACCACTGTGGCTACACTATTTTGCACATCCTGAGTCAGCTTAGAGTCAACAGCCTTCACAGCAACAACCATGAGGTGGTCATGAGAGTGACCACTGTATGA